The DNA segment ATATCGTATCTAAAAATAatgctgatgaagaaaatgatctACCCGCCTCTATTCCTTTCCTGTATTTCTGCCCTTTCTAAACGCTCTTCGAGGGCACGGCATTTTTCATCCAACTCGGTAATATGCCTCCTATATAAATCTGTGACAAGTTCTAACTCATTTATTCTGGTCTTTAgctttattatttcttcctctttggGTAGCTTAGCGGACAAAGGTTCGTCTAAGGTTTTAACTGAATGGCCTTTTACCTTTCGTTCGGAGATGACATCAGAGCTGGAAATACCGTTTGAGATCGCATCTGGATTTGCTGCCGACAAATAATGATGCTTAGAGGATTGTATCAACGGTATGAAATGGGATGGTGTGCCTTCATTTTTCACATTATTCTCTACACGATCCTTTGACTCTAACATGTCGTTAATAGAGGCCATATGGAAGGATAAAGGGGTTGGGTCGATACGTTTGGCAGATAGTAAATCTGGAGAAGATATTGTGGATCTGATTCGATTCGGTATCTCAGATGGGTTAGAGTCTGTCGTCCGCGATGAAGTTGGTGCGAGAGTTGCAGCTGTCGAGGTAATGCCATTGTTGCAATTAGATATTGTTTCACAGGCGTTATTTGATATCGAGCTACTGCTTAAACTGTTAAGGAGCATTGATAAGTGAGGTAATTGGGGAGAGTCCGTACCTACTTTTGAGGTTACTGAATGTGGAGCATTGGGTGGAAAAGAGGATGCACTAAAATGTGGCCATTCTTTGATCAAAGCAGACTGATGAACAGAATTTGAATAATCCTTAATGTCTGTAAAGCTTGGAAAGGTGAGTAATTTCTCCTGGTGCATAGCACCATCTTGTTTTGGTAGTTTTGGTTTCAGTCTCGGTCTTGAAGAATCACCCGACATCAGCACTTCCAATCTTGTTGTTGACAAATGAGAACCagtcttttcttttgaatccgtttttgattttttggttACCTTTACTGCAGATGATGTTCTAAGGGAGGGCTGTgagttctttttctttttatcgtCATGTGCCGACTTTCCAGCTTTGCGATTAATTGACTCTAAATTATTTTCACCTTTCAGTTCTGCAAGCAATGTTTGATTCCGAAAGTTATCCAGACCGTGCGCATAATTTGTATTGCTTTTCCTGTTTCGAGATTTTATTACATCAGTTTTCAAACTAATTGGTCTGGGTTTCCCATGAAGCTTCAGAAACAGACCGCATGCATTACAAAGAACAGCGCCATGTTCATCTCTTCTCCATAAAGGTGTTGTAGAAGTTGAACAGTTCCTACAAACTGGGACATTGACGTCATTCGAAATATTACTGTTGCCGCTGGTAACTGTTATTTGTCCATTATTCCTAACTTGGTTTCTGGATAAAATATGATGCATTGTGCTCATCTCTGGGCTTGAGTTTCCAGCACTAGAAGCGGAAAATGGCCTATCATCAGCCTTAAAATTCATATTATTGCTTATTGATATGCTTGCCTGCGGTTCACCTAATTTAATTGGCGATTTATGCTCGCTGGAAACAACTTCATAACCTAAAGGTGGCCATTTTCCGATAtgctcttcttcttcgctTTGATTCAAATTGCTAGCATCTTCACTCGAATTGGACTCGAATACATTATCTCGTTTTCTAATGTTATAGCTTCCAAGAGTTGTAGCCTGCAATGCCATAATACTGCCAGTAAGATGATAGGATACAGTACAAACACCCAATTGATGCTTGTATATCTTAAGTCTTGGCTGCAATGTTTTATaatatgttctttttcccAACTACCTTATTATCAAGCACAAATCTTATTTTTCACTGATTAGGATTGATAAGCGCGATAAGCGaagataagaaaattttcacttttgtTCGTCTACCTACTTATTACTAAAAACCAACGATTCAGTAACTTAATAGTAATCACAATATACGAAGGAGGTAAGTTTACGTTATTATCCAAATCAACTTTAGTGTTCTATAATTTCGATATATAAAACAGAATACATTCTCCGAAGCAAACGCATACATGCTTGGTTAATGGCAACGCTTTTAATCGAACTATTTTGTTCAACACAcaatatttttactttacAAAAATTTACATACTATTTATACTTGACCTCTTTTCTCAAACTAGTCCAAATATCTATCAAAAGGTTCACCTAGAACATTTTCGACAACCTTAACCAAACCAGTTCTAACTTCAcgttcaatttcttcatcatcatcttccaaTAACTCGGCAATTACGG comes from the Saccharomyces mikatae IFO 1815 strain IFO1815 genome assembly, chromosome: 10 genome and includes:
- the GZF3 gene encoding Gzf3p (similar to Saccharomyces cerevisiae GZF3 (YJL110C) and DAL80 (YKR034W); ancestral locus Anc_1.250), with the translated sequence MALQATTLGSYNIRKRDNVFESNSSEDASNLNQSEEEEHIGKWPPLGYEVVSSEHKSPIKLGEPQASISISNNMNFKADDRPFSASSAGNSSPEMSTMHHILSRNQVRNNGQITVTSGNSNISNDVNVPVCRNCSTSTTPLWRRDEHGAVLCNACGLFLKLHGKPRPISLKTDVIKSRNRKSNTNYAHGLDNFRNQTLLAELKGENNLESINRKAGKSAHDDKKKKNSQPSLRTSSAVKVTKKSKTDSKEKTGSHLSTTRLEVLMSGDSSRPRLKPKLPKQDGAMHQEKLLTFPSFTDIKDYSNSVHQSALIKEWPHFSASSFPPNAPHSVTSKVGTDSPQLPHLSMLLNSLSSSSISNNACETISNCNNGITSTAATLAPTSSRTTDSNPSEIPNRIRSTISSPDLLSAKRIDPTPLSFHMASINDMLESKDRVENNVKNEGTPSHFIPLIQSSKHHYLSAANPDAISNGISSSDVISERKVKGHSVKTLDEPLSAKLPKEEEIIKLKTRINELELVTDLYRRHITELDEKCRALEERLERAEIQERNRGG